GCCAGCGCGAAGGCGCGCTGAGAATTGTAAGTATCAACGACGGCGTCCCACTTGTCTCTGACATCATTGACTTCGGCGAGTTCACCCTGCCCAGCGAACCGGGTGAGCCACCCGAAGTCATTCAGATTGAGCAGATACCAGAGGACAACGTCGAAATTCAGCTCCAGTACGTCGAACTTGGGCTCGGCTTGCCAACCTGGACCCCTTACCAGGCCCATATCACCAAGATTCAGATCGACTACTCGGATGCTGCCGGAACCCAGTACGACCCGGCGGTCATGAGAACAAACATCGTTATCCCGGCTGACCCTGAGGGCAAGACCGTCAAGAAGGCAACCTTCACACTCGTTCCATCCTGGTGGAAAACCAAGTACTTCGAGGACGAGGCCCAAGGCAGCCCGGAAGAAGAGTACGGCGAGGTCGCAACGCTGACCGCCAAGGTTACCGTAACTGGCTACGACGACGCTTCGAAAAAGGACATCAGGGCCGAAGCATTCACGACAATTGTGATGGGCAACTGGTGGGACGAGCCATCGCGGCTGAACCAGTAGCCAACAGCAGGAATACCGGCCAGATCCTGATCGGTTGTTGGCGTGTGCCAAACGAACATGTGGTTCTCGGTGAACGGAGGCAGAGGCGGTCGCCTCTGGGTGTCGAAAACCCGGAAATGAAAAAGGAGGTAGTATGAAAAGACTGAGCGTAGTGGTAGTGCTTGTTTTCCTCATCGCCGGTAGCCTGTCTGCCTATCCGGCTATCGGCGGCGGCCGCGGCTTGTTCCGTGTCCAGAACCCGCTGGTCGAGAACGAAGCCGGGCTGTCAATCTCTTTCCACGGCCTGACACGGTACTCACGGTACGGCGACTTCTCCTATCCCGACTACAACCTCGTCGCGGACCTCATTGCGCCCGAGTTGAACTACGCGCCGTTGGTAACCCAGTACGTCGGTTTGGAACTATTCGGTACTTGGGGCGGCTTGTTCCAGTATGCTTATCCCTCACCCCGACCGAGTGAGGCAAAGCGCCAGTTCGTCTATGGGCTGCACGACCTCAATGCTGGTGCCAAACTCTCAATTCCCATAATTCCGGTTCTCAAACTCGGCGCTATCGGGTCGTTTCGATTCGTTGAGCGTGGAGAACCGGATACGGCCAAGGCGCCCCAGGGCTGGTATGACCCAGTAGCGGTACCACCTGCGGACGGCCTGAGTTGGACCGGACTAGCTTCGCTGCAACTGCAGGACTTAGGCACGAGCCTGCCGAACTTCATGCTAAACTTCGGAAAGCGCGGAGACTTTGACCTGTACGGTGCTGGCATTGAACTGGCCGCCAAGGGGTTTGCACTGTTCTTAGATACCCGCGTGCTCCAACCGAGCAGCGATGGTTTCCCCGGGTTCGGCAACATTTTCGACGACACAACCGGCAGTGATTTCCGCATCACACCCGGTGTCGCTTTAGGCACAACCACCTCCGGGATGACCCTGAAACTCGGTTACAGCTTCGCGCCCAGACGAGTCTCGCCTGACGAGCTAATCCTCGGTGTGAGCATTGCTACGCCGTTCGGCAAGCGGCTGCCGCCTGAGCTAGGCACCATTGCCGGCTCGGTCACCGATGCCCGCACGGGCGCGCCGCTGGCCGCGCGCGTGAACTTCCCAGAGAATCCAAAACTTCTGCCAATTGCTACTGACCCTGCGACCGGTGTGTTCAAGGTGGAGAAGGTACCAGCAGGGGTCGTCGTAGTCGAAGTTTCGGCCGACGGTTATCACAGTCAGGCCGTGCCGATAGACGTGAAAGGCAACACGGTGTCTCAGTACCAGTTCGCCCTGAAGCCGGTTATCACCTACGGCGTGGTCGCCGGCCTAGTCACTGACGCCGTGACCAGCCTGCCGCTGGCGGCCAAGGTTGAATTTGTCGGCGCGGACATCGGTCCGGTTACTTCTGATGTCGGCACCGGCTCGTTCCGTATCGACAATGTACCAGTCGGCGTGTACACCGTAACCGCCGAAGCCGACGGTTACTTCAAGTCGTCCCAGACTGTCCAGGTTGAGGATGGCCGGGTTGCCGCCCCAACCTTTGCCCTCAAGCCGCTGACTCTCAAGTCTACCCTGACCGGTAAAGTTTCGGACAAGAAGGAAGGCAAGCCGTTGGTCGCCACCGTGTCATTCCCGGGAAGCGACGTGTCTGAAGTCAGAACCGACCCGGCCACCGGCGTGTACAAGACCGATCTTCCGGTCGGCTCCTATACCGTCAAGGTAACGTCAGAGGGCTACATTACCCAGACTGCAGCACTCGTGCTAGAGGAGAACAAGCCGCTCGTCAAGGACTTCGAGCTCGTCAAAGAGGGCATGACTATAACCCTACGCGGCATCTACTTCGACTTCAACAAGGCAACAATCAAACCCGAATCCCACTCTGCCTTGGCCGACGCGGCCAAGATTCTCACAGATAACCCGGAAATCAAGGTCGAAATCCAGGGCCATACCGACTGGATTGGCTCGGATGACTACAACCTCAAACTGTCCGACAAACGGGCTTGGGCAGTGGTTAACTACCTAGTTCAGAACTTCGGTATTGACGCCAACCGGCTGACCGCCAAGGGTTACGGCGAGTCCAGGCCGGTTGCCTCGAACGAGACCGAAGACGGCCGGGCGCTCAACCGCCGGGTCGAGTTCGTCATCCTAAAGTCCGGGCAATAGGCACGGTCTGTTCTTAGCGCGGGGGCCGACTCGGCCCCCGCGCCTTTCATCTCCTGCAAGGTCCGATTCCGCCAGACGCTAAACGGTACGCCGGCAGTCCGAACGAGGTTGTCACTGATGCCTGGAAAGCTGTCAGAAGCGGTGCCCCGTCTAACTTCTCAGAAGCCGCCACCAAGACTACCCTGTATGTTACAGATATCAGACGCCACGAGGAAGAAATTGACCTTCAGGAGAAACCAGAAGTTGACACTCGGACAACAGCTTGGACAGAAGCCACTACCTATACGGCCTCCCGGCCATCCCCCGGGTGGAAAGTCTACAGTTCTTCCCGGTAGCCGGCTCTCACAGGCAACGCGGCCACTCTGACGGTGGTGGAGTATAACCTGCGGAATGCAAACACGTTACAGATTCTCTCGCAAAAAGGCCGCTTGGCGACCAAAGGACTCCGTCATCCCCTTAGATACGGTCACCTTCATCGGTTCCGGCACGGTCTTTCGCACCGACATTAGCACACCCGCGAACAAGACTTCCGCCACGTCGGACGACAACTTCCTGATCTCAGTTTTCGCCACCACGTCGATTACTCTTGTCCCTACGGGACTTGGTATGAGACCAGACACATTCGGCGCAAGAAAGTCCAGGACGGAGATGATCACGAAACCTGACAAGTTCCCTGTCACCCAAACCGGCACAGCACTCCCCACGCTGCCCGCAACAGCGTTCGACAACTCTCCAGAATGCACGTCAGAAAAAAACGGCGGTACCGAGCTGCTGCTAGCTATCGGCCGAGTACAGCTCTAATGTAGAGGTCAAATAGTACGCTGCCGAAGAAAAGGGCCACTAGCCCGCCAAATGCAAGGAACGGACCGAACGGCATCGGCTGGCCCCGGCCCGTCCTGCCCGCGGCCCGCAGAAGAAGTCCGACAATCACGCCCGAAAGCACCGCACAGAACAGCGCCACAACCGTGCTCTGCCAGCCGACAAAGGCGCCAATCATCGCGGCCAACGGCAAGTCACCCCAACCCATGCCTTCTTTCTGATTGACCCCCACCTTTCTGAATGCACCAGCGAGTACGAATCGCCAAAGGAGCCAGGAACCGGCGACAAACACCGCACCAACCGCAGCTCCCGTCACCGCATTCGCCAAGCTTACCTGTGACCCCGGCAGAAGTGGACTTGCCAGCCCAAGCGCGAGTCCGGGAATGCTCACCCGGAACGGTATAATCTGACAGTCCAAGTCAATGAAAGCGATAAGAACAAGAAATACGATGAGAAGCAGCGCACGGACCAGTGCCCAGTCAAGTCCGAACCGGGCATACGAGGCGACAAACAATATCCCGACCAAAGCCTCAACCAGCGGATACCGGATTGATATCCTTGCGCGACAATCCCGACACCGACCGCCGAGAAGGACGTAGGAGAGAAGCGGGATGTTGTCATAGGGTCTTATGCGTTTGCCGCACCGTGGGCAGTGCGAAGGCGGGGTGATAACGGACTCACCGCGCGGTATTCGATGAATGCAGACGTTTAGGAAACTGCCAAGCGCGAGCCCTAGAACCAGAATCAGGAACCAGACCACCAGCGACTAGAGTTCGTCTTCGGCCCGGGCCGGACCGAACAGCTTCCGCTCGACTGCGGCCGCCAGTGCCACCTCATGCGAGATCAACCCCTTACGCAGCAGTTCAGTCAGACACTGATCCATCGTCTGCATACCGTGTTCTGAACCGGTCTGCACCATTGAGAAAACTTGGTGAGACTTGTTTTCTCTTATCATGTTGCGAACTGCCGGAGTAACAATTAGAACCTCCATCGCTGCGAGCCGTCCCCTGCCATCTTTGCGCACAAGCAGTTTCTGGGCGATGATGCCTTGAATGACGTTGGCAAATATCTGGCGCACATACTCGTGCTGGTCGGCCGGGAACACGTCCACAACCCGGTCCACGGTCTGCGCTACGCTGCTTGTGTGAAGTGTCGAAAGCACAAGGTGACCTGTCTCGGCTGCGTTGAGTGCAAGCTGAATGGTCTCGAGGTCTCGCATCTCGCCGACAAGGATAACATCAGGGTCTTCGCGCAGGCAGGCGCGCAGTGCCGCGGCAAAAGACTTCGAATGAGTGCCGATTTCACGCTGGCTGATAAGGCAGTTCCGACTGCGAAAGATGTACTCGATCGGGTCCTCGATTGTGATGATCCGGGCCGCGCGCTCCTGGTCAATTCTATCAATCATGCTTGCAAGGGTCGTAGACTTGCCGCACCCGGTTGGACCGGTCACTAGCACGAGTCCGGAAGGAGCCCGAGTGAGCTCGGCGACCGACTCTGGTGCCGGCAACTCCTCAAGCCTCCTTATCTGGGCCGGGATTATCCGGAATGCCGCACCAATGCCGGTGAGGTCGAGAAACACGTTGACCCGGGCCCGGATTCGTTCCGGGGTTACGTATTCGACACTGACCGTACCGGAATGGACGGCCGATGACGTACCCCAGGTGTACGAAAGGTCAATTTCCCGCTTTCGCTCAACCGCTGCTCGCTGTTCTTCGGTGAGTATCGGATGAATAAGTGCCTGAGCGTCGGTCGCCGTGAGCGCCGGCCCGGGGATTTTCTTCAGTCGGCCATTTACCCGCAGAATCGGCGGATTGCCGACCGTTATGTGCAGATCGGACGCACCGTACTTGACCGCATACCGAAGTAGCTCATCTATGTCCATTGAACTTCTCCTGCCACGCTCTACGGCCAAGCCTTGCGCCAGGCACGGAAGCAATTCCCTCCCCCATAACGGGGGAGGGAACTCGCTGTACCGTAACTGCGCTCAGTTTCTATCCTTCGGCCGGCAATACATGCGGGATAATGAATATCATCAGGTCATTCTTCTCACGCCGGACCGTGGTCTTCTTGAAAAGATGGCCGAGAATCGGAATGTCTCCCAAAAGCGGAATCTTGCCAACGTTGTGTGTCGTTTCTTCCCGCACCAGGCCGCCGATTACTGCCACTTCACCGTCACCGACCGTAACCTGTGTTTCGGCGCTCCGTTTCGCAACGATCGGCTGCTGGTCGTCTGCTGAACCAACCCACCCGGTTATCGCTTCAACTGAAGGCTTCACGTTCATCGTAACCCGGCCATCTGACGTGACGTGCGGCGTGACCTCAAGCGAAATCGGAATCGAACGCTTGGTCCAGGAGTAAATCACCTCACCGGTTTCCCGGTCCTTGCGAACCTCGCGCACCGGCACGTCCAGGCCCATTGATACGACCGCGGTCTGGTTGTCCATCGTAATCGTCGTGGGACTAGCTAGAATCCGGGCGTTGCCCCGGCTGGCCATAACCTCGAGCGTGGCCCGGAACTGATCCAGCTTCACCTTACCGAGCACCATCTCGCCGTAGACCAAGGGAAACCCGAAATCCTTATCCGGGTCAAACGGCCCGGTGGCAGCCGAAGCTGCAATCGTCCACTCAATGCCGTACCGGTCCTCAGCTGAATGGGTCGTCTCAACGAACTTTGCCTCGATTGACACCTGCGGCACTGGTCGGTCAATTTCGGCAATGACCTGAGCAACGCCATCGAGCGCCTCTGGAATGTCGGTTACAACGATCACCGCGCTTCGCTCGGCCCCTCCGCCTTTGCCAACCCGCCGATAACCGATCCTGGCCGTACCCCGGTCGGAAAGCACCTTCTGCACCATGTCAACCGCATCCTGCGCCTCGACGTAGTCGAGTGTGAAGACACGAGTCAAGGTCTGGCCATACATATCCTTCTTCACTGGCTTGATGATGAACACACCGCCGTCACCTTCCACCATGTCGCACAGCGCCGCCTTCAACAGCGCTTCGACCGCGGTCCGCAGCGGCACATCGGCGAGCCGGACGGTAACGACCGACTTCACGTCCTGGGTCACAAGCACGTTGAGATTAAACTGGCCAGCAAGCATCCGTAGCACGTCGCCGATTTCTGCGTCCTTAACGTAGAGTGTCACTTTCTTGCCGGCAAATGGGTCTTCGGACTCGGCTGGCGGCGCGGATACCACCGGGGTCGTGCCCAGGTTCACAATAACCAGTCCCTCCTCACGGGTAACCGAGTGCTCGACAAGGTCCCGGAGCCGAACGGCAACCCGCAGCCCGGAGGTTGCTTCGCTTGGCTGCACCGTAACTGCGGAAACCGGGTAGAAGTTTGATTCAATTCGGTCCCGGTCGAGCTTGCTCGTTGTACCCATGAAGTCCAAGACGACCGCAGCCGGCTGTTCGGACAGGAATGAACTTACGTTCGGGTTTCCCTTACAGGCGATTGTTACCCGAACACCATCAAGCAGCTTGTCAACCGCGATGCCGGTCACCGCGGCCTGCTCTTCAGCAGCAGTCCACACGGCCAGTCCAAGCACAAGAACTGTCGTTACCAGTACCGTTTTGCTCATGATTTACTCCCCCAGGAGCAGGTTGAATGTTCTTCCTCCCTGCTCAAGTATGACCTTGTCGGCTTCTATCTTGACAATGCGCTTACCGCTGATCTGGTCCCCTTCTTCGAGAATCTGGTCGTTGATCAGGGCATAAGCCCGCTCGCCGCCC
This window of the candidate division WOR-3 bacterium genome carries:
- a CDS encoding AMIN domain-containing protein; the protein is MSKTVLVTTVLVLGLAVWTAAEEQAAVTGIAVDKLLDGVRVTIACKGNPNVSSFLSEQPAAVVLDFMGTTSKLDRDRIESNFYPVSAVTVQPSEATSGLRVAVRLRDLVEHSVTREEGLVIVNLGTTPVVSAPPAESEDPFAGKKVTLYVKDAEIGDVLRMLAGQFNLNVLVTQDVKSVVTVRLADVPLRTAVEALLKAALCDMVEGDGGVFIIKPVKKDMYGQTLTRVFTLDYVEAQDAVDMVQKVLSDRGTARIGYRRVGKGGGAERSAVIVVTDIPEALDGVAQVIAEIDRPVPQVSIEAKFVETTHSAEDRYGIEWTIAASAATGPFDPDKDFGFPLVYGEMVLGKVKLDQFRATLEVMASRGNARILASPTTITMDNQTAVVSMGLDVPVREVRKDRETGEVIYSWTKRSIPISLEVTPHVTSDGRVTMNVKPSVEAITGWVGSADDQQPIVAKRSAETQVTVGDGEVAVIGGLVREETTHNVGKIPLLGDIPILGHLFKKTTVRREKNDLMIFIIPHVLPAEG
- a CDS encoding prepilin peptidase; translated protein: MVWFLILVLGLALGSFLNVCIHRIPRGESVITPPSHCPRCGKRIRPYDNIPLLSYVLLGGRCRDCRARISIRYPLVEALVGILFVASYARFGLDWALVRALLLIVFLVLIAFIDLDCQIIPFRVSIPGLALGLASPLLPGSQVSLANAVTGAAVGAVFVAGSWLLWRFVLAGAFRKVGVNQKEGMGWGDLPLAAMIGAFVGWQSTVVALFCAVLSGVIVGLLLRAAGRTGRGQPMPFGPFLAFGGLVALFFGSVLFDLYIRAVLGR
- a CDS encoding carboxypeptidase regulatory-like domain-containing protein — its product is MKRLSVVVVLVFLIAGSLSAYPAIGGGRGLFRVQNPLVENEAGLSISFHGLTRYSRYGDFSYPDYNLVADLIAPELNYAPLVTQYVGLELFGTWGGLFQYAYPSPRPSEAKRQFVYGLHDLNAGAKLSIPIIPVLKLGAIGSFRFVERGEPDTAKAPQGWYDPVAVPPADGLSWTGLASLQLQDLGTSLPNFMLNFGKRGDFDLYGAGIELAAKGFALFLDTRVLQPSSDGFPGFGNIFDDTTGSDFRITPGVALGTTTSGMTLKLGYSFAPRRVSPDELILGVSIATPFGKRLPPELGTIAGSVTDARTGAPLAARVNFPENPKLLPIATDPATGVFKVEKVPAGVVVVEVSADGYHSQAVPIDVKGNTVSQYQFALKPVITYGVVAGLVTDAVTSLPLAAKVEFVGADIGPVTSDVGTGSFRIDNVPVGVYTVTAEADGYFKSSQTVQVEDGRVAAPTFALKPLTLKSTLTGKVSDKKEGKPLVATVSFPGSDVSEVRTDPATGVYKTDLPVGSYTVKVTSEGYITQTAALVLEENKPLVKDFELVKEGMTITLRGIYFDFNKATIKPESHSALADAAKILTDNPEIKVEIQGHTDWIGSDDYNLKLSDKRAWAVVNYLVQNFGIDANRLTAKGYGESRPVASNETEDGRALNRRVEFVILKSGQ
- a CDS encoding type IV pilus twitching motility protein PilT, with the protein product MDIDELLRYAVKYGASDLHITVGNPPILRVNGRLKKIPGPALTATDAQALIHPILTEEQRAAVERKREIDLSYTWGTSSAVHSGTVSVEYVTPERIRARVNVFLDLTGIGAAFRIIPAQIRRLEELPAPESVAELTRAPSGLVLVTGPTGCGKSTTLASMIDRIDQERAARIITIEDPIEYIFRSRNCLISQREIGTHSKSFAAALRACLREDPDVILVGEMRDLETIQLALNAAETGHLVLSTLHTSSVAQTVDRVVDVFPADQHEYVRQIFANVIQGIIAQKLLVRKDGRGRLAAMEVLIVTPAVRNMIRENKSHQVFSMVQTGSEHGMQTMDQCLTELLRKGLISHEVALAAAVERKLFGPARAEDEL